One window of the Archaeoglobus sulfaticallidus PM70-1 genome contains the following:
- a CDS encoding PPC domain-containing protein has product MRFVLIFLALFALVATASASVWDNAEEVFPGTCYFGELTYTGEVHYYKVQLSAGNSITISLSGPADADFDLYIYDPSVNLIASSTSGDSEESCTFTASVSGYYLIEVTSCSGTGSYMLDVGLVSGGGSSNDGGGSTFDCSLIPDWLGPLRDICYWLSDGANSLTEVLNGFKQFIIEKIQALTDFLGWLASLPFQAVDWLFNKLTEITSAAVENIKNAVDAFIKSLTDLGTAIGNFFGGLFSAVGGFVSGLLESIQGAFGWIGEQLGIAGEGLTENAIVIIAIVLVAVGVLFFRPALWIGVLLLGVWGLQQLAGQGNLVQGLFGDYKNLVMVIMGIAGLTILFKR; this is encoded by the coding sequence TTGAGATTCGTTCTTATTTTTTTGGCTCTTTTTGCTTTAGTCGCAACAGCATCAGCGTCAGTGTGGGATAATGCTGAAGAGGTCTTCCCTGGAACATGTTATTTTGGCGAGTTGACATATACTGGGGAGGTACATTATTACAAAGTTCAGCTTAGCGCGGGGAATTCAATAACGATATCTCTATCGGGCCCGGCTGATGCTGATTTTGATTTGTATATTTACGATCCGTCTGTAAATCTAATAGCAAGCTCGACATCAGGAGATTCAGAAGAGTCCTGCACATTTACAGCAAGCGTGAGTGGCTATTATCTAATTGAGGTTACGTCATGCTCTGGAACAGGTTCATACATGCTTGATGTCGGTCTTGTTTCAGGTGGTGGAAGCTCAAATGATGGTGGGGGCAGTACATTTGATTGTAGTCTGATACCTGACTGGCTTGGCCCACTTAGAGATATATGTTACTGGTTAAGTGATGGTGCGAATAGCCTTACAGAGGTACTAAACGGCTTCAAGCAATTTATTATTGAGAAAATACAGGCACTTACTGACTTCTTAGGTTGGCTTGCGAGTTTACCATTTCAGGCGGTGGACTGGTTATTCAATAAATTAACAGAGATCACTTCAGCAGCAGTTGAGAATATAAAGAATGCTGTTGATGCGTTCATTAAGAGTTTAACAGATCTTGGGACTGCAATCGGGAACTTTTTTGGAGGACTGTTCAGTGCTGTTGGTGGCTTTGTCTCTGGGCTGCTGGAATCAATTCAGGGAGCGTTTGGATGGATTGGAGAGCAGCTAGGAATCGCAGGAGAGGGATTAACGGAAAATGCAATAGTCATTATCGCAATAGTGCTTGTTGCTGTTGGTGTGCTGTTCTTTAGACCGGCTTTGTGGATCGGTGTGCTCTTGTTAGGTGTGTGGGGTCTTCAGCAACTCGCCGGACAGGGTAATCTTGTACAGGGATTATTTGGAGATTACAAGAACTTAGTAATGGTCATAATGGGGATTGCTGGTTTGACAATACTGTTTAAGAGGTGA
- a CDS encoding DUF3800 domain-containing protein, protein MGNRTYIYIDESGDLGFTEKSTKYYVIAAVETKNPQQFSRMFKKIRRKMGKKKKDIKEFKFSKTKSSTKEMILKKIAELEIQFSAVVLKKATVYQHLREKRQILHNYLTGFIVELIPFMDSRDFEIVIDKFISNEADRTNFDEYLRDHVNYECWKLGLIPPRSLNIKHESSYSCSGLQVADFVAGAIFAKYERNDDSFYRIIEPKERILKKVFR, encoded by the coding sequence ATGGGCAATAGAACATATATCTACATTGATGAAAGTGGTGATTTAGGATTTACTGAAAAATCCACGAAATATTATGTAATTGCAGCAGTCGAAACTAAAAATCCTCAGCAGTTTTCAAGGATGTTCAAGAAAATAAGAAGGAAGATGGGTAAAAAGAAAAAAGACATCAAAGAATTTAAATTTTCGAAAACAAAATCATCTACCAAAGAAATGATATTGAAAAAAATTGCTGAACTTGAAATTCAATTTTCAGCAGTTGTATTAAAAAAGGCAACCGTTTATCAACATCTTAGAGAGAAAAGACAGATATTACATAACTATTTGACGGGTTTTATTGTAGAGTTGATTCCATTTATGGATAGTAGAGATTTTGAGATTGTTATTGATAAGTTCATCTCAAATGAAGCAGATAGAACAAATTTTGATGAATATCTTAGAGACCATGTAAATTATGAGTGTTGGAAACTTGGTTTAATTCCTCCTCGAAGCTTGAACATAAAACATGAATCGTCTTATAGTTGTTCAGGCTTGCAAGTTGCAGATTTTGTTGCTGGAGCCATATTTGCAAAATACGAGAGAAATGATGACAGTTTCTATAGAATAATTGAGCCAAAGGAGAGAATTTTAAAAAAAGTGTTTAGATAA
- a CDS encoding pentapeptide repeat-containing protein encodes MNKKNETTLHEETETKNKKCKYSTYYNSKGKRVRYECPHEAVKDGYCVFHHPEYWKEFPDEVRNKFFEEVREIYKKGVELVCIGYNFPEIDLTSEPLLKYGNINSIYFNFSEFHGDVWVNDGQFNYIDFSNVKFHSYVIFFEVDVDEAVFERTEFYDFVQIHGTFSKLNFNAAKFHSAVFMSGTPGEKKEDINHAIFTKTKFENYVQFQNLKFNMAKFDFTKFDTVEFLNVEFQKVDFLRAKFTKAIFYSVNVLEGSFEGAGFESIRVYNSKFIYANFIYATFEYVAEFREVVFYFANFSRTIFKNIAVFHAKKIEKNSIILFSQSAFLNPETISFIDFPLTNISFLLTDVSRIKLFCNAHEIKDSKILSEKLLKAVQNNIIDLDNKYIEEAVKILSSYLRSESVLAEYRSIRKSFENSRTFVEASEFFIKEMRMMKQNLSIPEKIAHCVYDGMSRYGESFVRPFLWLLFVISVISFIVLYPPVPPLQKYMSVWFETVRLILQLPVNSDIGYGNWSILARIASIVFLGNIFIAVRRRLERK; translated from the coding sequence ATGAACAAGAAAAACGAAACAACATTACACGAAGAAACCGAAACAAAAAACAAAAAATGCAAATACAGCACTTACTACAATTCTAAAGGAAAACGGGTTAGATATGAATGTCCACACGAAGCTGTAAAAGACGGATATTGTGTATTCCATCATCCAGAATACTGGAAAGAATTCCCTGATGAAGTTAGAAACAAATTCTTCGAGGAAGTTAGAGAGATCTATAAAAAAGGGGTGGAATTGGTCTGCATAGGTTATAATTTTCCAGAAATAGACTTAACTTCAGAACCGCTATTGAAGTATGGAAATATTAATTCAATATACTTTAATTTTTCAGAATTTCATGGAGATGTTTGGGTAAATGATGGGCAATTTAATTATATTGACTTCAGCAATGTTAAGTTTCACTCATATGTAATTTTTTTCGAAGTGGACGTCGATGAAGCAGTATTTGAACGCACAGAATTTTATGATTTTGTACAGATCCATGGCACGTTTAGCAAACTAAATTTTAATGCTGCAAAATTTCATTCTGCAGTTTTTATGAGTGGTACGCCAGGAGAGAAAAAAGAAGATATTAACCATGCAATTTTCACGAAAACAAAATTCGAAAATTATGTTCAATTCCAAAATTTGAAATTTAATATGGCTAAATTTGACTTTACTAAATTTGATACAGTTGAATTCTTAAATGTTGAATTTCAAAAAGTGGATTTTCTAAGAGCTAAATTTACTAAAGCTATTTTCTACAGCGTGAATGTCTTAGAAGGTTCATTTGAAGGAGCGGGATTTGAAAGCATTAGGGTTTACAACAGCAAATTTATTTATGCCAACTTTATATATGCCACATTTGAATATGTCGCGGAATTTAGGGAAGTTGTTTTCTACTTTGCCAATTTCTCACGAACAATTTTCAAAAACATTGCTGTATTTCATGCTAAAAAAATTGAGAAAAACTCTATTATTTTATTTAGCCAAAGTGCATTCCTGAATCCTGAAACCATATCCTTCATTGATTTTCCGTTAACAAACATATCTTTTCTCTTAACAGATGTTTCTCGCATTAAATTATTTTGTAATGCGCACGAAATAAAAGATAGCAAAATTTTAAGTGAGAAATTGCTGAAAGCTGTACAGAATAATATTATCGATTTAGACAATAAATATATCGAAGAGGCAGTAAAAATCCTTTCTTCGTATTTAAGGTCAGAGAGTGTTTTGGCAGAGTACAGAAGCATTAGGAAATCCTTCGAGAACAGCAGAACATTTGTCGAAGCTTCTGAGTTCTTTATAAAGGAGATGCGAATGATGAAGCAGAATCTTAGCATTCCGGAAAAAATAGCTCATTGTGTCTATGATGGAATGTCACGATATGGAGAGTCATTTGTTAGACCATTTTTATGGCTATTATTCGTAATCTCTGTGATATCTTTCATCGTTCTCTATCCGCCAGTCCCACCCCTACAAAAATATATGTCTGTATGGTTTGAAACTGTGAGACTCATCCTGCAGTTACCAGTGAATTCAGATATAGGTTATGGCAACTGGAGCATATTGGCAAGAATAGCATCTATCGTCTTCCTCGGTAACATATTCATAGCCGTCAGACGAAGGCTTGAGAGGAAATAA
- a CDS encoding winged helix-turn-helix transcriptional regulator gives METIYALAKKITKKTNMTILFSLKDSPKRWSELEKSIYKKDLHKGIKELLDLGLIQITLRFDTPTGSKAYELSPLGKKIVQLLEQIEEEYTKYHSKAPQKDPEKFINELLEKD, from the coding sequence ATGGAAACCATATACGCTCTTGCGAAAAAAATCACAAAAAAAACCAACATGACAATTCTTTTCTCATTAAAAGATTCTCCCAAAAGGTGGAGTGAACTGGAGAAATCTATTTACAAGAAAGATCTCCACAAAGGCATTAAAGAATTACTCGATCTTGGTTTGATACAAATCACTCTCCGTTTTGACACTCCAACTGGCTCAAAAGCCTATGAGCTTAGTCCTCTCGGTAAAAAAATTGTCCAGCTTTTAGAACAAATCGAAGAGGAATATACTAAATATCACTCTAAAGCTCCACAAAAAGATCCAGAGAAATTTATTAATGAATTATTAGAAAAAGATTAA
- a CDS encoding winged helix-turn-helix transcriptional regulator → MKENLLEILKKLSKTGNFKILIALNDGSKRWSQLEKLADKKTLSKSINELFDLGLIEATIIHDTPTGSKAYQLSPLGKKVVQLLEQIEKEFEEYHSHLPKEPEKFVNELIEGE, encoded by the coding sequence ATGAAAGAAAACCTGCTGGAAATTCTGAAAAAACTCTCCAAAACTGGAAACTTCAAAATACTTATTGCCTTAAATGACGGTTCTAAAAGATGGAGTCAGCTGGAGAAGTTGGCTGATAAAAAAACACTTTCCAAGAGTATAAACGAGCTTTTCGATCTCGGACTAATTGAAGCAACAATAATTCATGATACTCCTACAGGTTCGAAAGCTTATCAGCTCTCTCCTCTTGGTAAAAAAGTTGTTCAGCTTCTGGAGCAGATTGAGAAGGAGTTTGAGGAGTATCATTCGCATTTGCCAAAGGAGCCGGAGAAGTTTGTTAATGAGTTGATTGAGGGTGAGTGA
- a CDS encoding DNA polymerase domain-containing protein: MLSLDDLNARQGNFEIDFDGNSGISLTDLPFNRKIETKRYLDSSRWFPIDQAYVLDIESYRLNAKVRSIQLYDIEKKTVHFFAHAEIDEAVKARIYEEIKGYGIELNFYLFNSEKELIESFFEFLRKNPKHLIGHNIAHFDLGLLNQKRQKYKIEGFRFFAHNVGAGEKEVRLYFSYSVDNDSKRVPYDERFLIVDTLYISFTLNLPSRLADLALDSPFPKKEIDYSEFEKSLLGYEAVIYSIFDVLSIPYVYSELKNRIYDLTLQYLKVEEKSSQLCFEHVWEKGTGALAEAYLRKLIGRVKPFVSDHQTKYFGGITRDWVNEKVFPSDGRVIRNLDFTSAYPFAVAYQGVLDILNGDFEEYVDVKFDEEIYNELLYSAVLRFKAKKTMYVIIEVDREKDKIKTVNGKKQWDISNAFGIGYIRSFDGMEKVQDMQHEFAFLKVQRGEHFILTKAEYEMNRAFNSDFDKFVLPLKIEYGLTATRKDKSLEYLSLYGLRKELKKKGDPSQVAYKVLLNSCYGKLAESEGEWYNKACASAITSFVRAMLFKCLMKAKELGVQVLYSDTDSMYVKATEKQIRLLQDYSNKLNPLPKELYGEDNLKDEGENIICFFATKRKRYTKVIENEDGSITVVIKGGSHRDITWRHILLNLCLLTGEFDEERIKEVLANKEFPDYFHFNRTDFESLCRTIYEKYKGKDLSEVFPELKTKRAIITLSRMINLRRKSSYKEGLYHYYAVQAWQNEVWRRDLLEHGYDEYDRFLELKTYLSDLKAEKKKYDRLKTSKWQQFYELLKNELYDESYGEWFADSGIAEEYAYYFRQLAKRLNFTVIDLKNNRFYLSLFEKLKEYSDLRELINSISSVVVEDYQDPGEYLAYLDDEIYNAETKLKELEAKLKRLEKEVKKEKPYIGLFFEVWKGYRFEENYDDILEDSVFSLNYELYAVQPKIVPVIFNRDYMDALFKPLEIDTIAFILREGINLQRLDNISKKKFTKACYGLPHNGKVRHDALADYALHIRLRLNGYKELDDIEVLNKDKKAYANTELFLTPQRIFYGAFRINKWRMLEEQTDIFKVYYVAIKLQNLMRQFIEDQFRKNGVEVEIPRFSICYQIDVSQKSDENFAFEVYKAKWGKPFYTWSINKTQGLQLTKYLEWTIYPKAESVKQKLEHEELTEKEKEYFLKEAEEGWRSEIKFKLKRNIDIVLSYAYVFNALDHKSLLEFVKQSDSYYNGVMNAFRKVKTVEVKLSTRYNGIFIFGRDKVKVMWLSCVLIEGHILKSSIGKQPFDLDPLEGHGFGVEQRPPQNATGQDFDGFINVKLKGKERLGCIWQIRQDDKEFVNFEVKEMNRIEKLERTGYVNCIRD; this comes from the coding sequence ATGCTCTCCTTAGATGATCTAAATGCGAGACAGGGAAATTTCGAAATTGATTTTGATGGAAATAGTGGTATTTCTTTAACTGATTTACCTTTTAATCGAAAGATAGAAACCAAGCGTTATTTGGACTCTTCAAGATGGTTTCCGATTGATCAGGCTTATGTTTTAGATATTGAGTCTTACAGATTGAATGCAAAGGTAAGGAGCATTCAGCTTTATGATATTGAGAAAAAAACAGTTCATTTTTTTGCTCATGCTGAGATTGATGAAGCTGTAAAGGCAAGAATTTATGAAGAAATAAAGGGTTACGGGATTGAACTTAACTTTTATCTGTTCAATTCAGAAAAGGAGCTTATTGAAAGTTTTTTTGAATTTCTGAGAAAAAATCCAAAGCATTTGATTGGTCATAACATTGCACATTTCGATTTGGGGTTACTCAATCAGAAAAGGCAGAAATATAAGATCGAAGGCTTCAGATTCTTTGCTCATAATGTAGGAGCCGGTGAAAAGGAAGTAAGGTTGTATTTCTCCTATTCGGTTGATAATGATTCTAAAAGGGTTCCGTATGATGAGCGTTTTTTAATAGTTGATACATTATATATTTCGTTCACATTAAATTTACCTTCAAGACTTGCAGATTTAGCGTTAGATTCACCGTTTCCAAAGAAAGAGATAGACTATTCTGAGTTTGAAAAATCGTTATTGGGTTATGAAGCGGTCATATATTCTATTTTTGATGTTTTGAGCATTCCATATGTCTATAGTGAGCTAAAGAACAGAATTTATGATTTAACTTTGCAGTATTTGAAAGTCGAGGAAAAATCAAGTCAGCTCTGTTTTGAACATGTTTGGGAAAAAGGAACTGGAGCTTTAGCAGAAGCCTATCTTAGAAAGCTGATCGGAAGGGTTAAACCCTTTGTTTCAGATCATCAGACAAAATATTTTGGAGGTATAACGAGGGATTGGGTTAATGAGAAAGTCTTTCCTTCAGATGGCAGGGTTATAAGAAATCTTGATTTCACCTCTGCTTATCCTTTTGCTGTTGCCTATCAGGGTGTTCTTGATATTCTGAATGGCGATTTTGAGGAGTATGTTGATGTTAAGTTTGATGAAGAGATTTATAACGAACTGTTATATTCGGCGGTTTTGCGATTTAAAGCTAAGAAAACCATGTATGTGATAATTGAAGTCGATAGAGAGAAAGACAAAATAAAAACTGTTAATGGAAAGAAGCAATGGGACATAAGCAATGCTTTTGGAATCGGTTATATTCGTTCATTTGATGGCATGGAGAAAGTTCAGGATATGCAACATGAGTTTGCCTTTTTAAAAGTGCAGAGAGGAGAGCACTTTATTTTAACTAAGGCTGAGTATGAGATGAACAGAGCATTTAATTCAGATTTTGATAAATTTGTTTTACCGTTGAAAATCGAGTATGGGCTGACTGCAACAAGGAAAGATAAAAGCCTTGAATATTTGAGTTTGTATGGACTCAGAAAGGAACTGAAGAAAAAAGGTGATCCCTCACAGGTTGCTTATAAGGTTCTGCTAAACTCATGTTATGGAAAATTAGCGGAATCAGAGGGAGAATGGTACAACAAGGCGTGTGCTTCAGCAATCACATCCTTTGTTAGAGCAATGCTTTTCAAGTGTTTAATGAAAGCTAAGGAGCTTGGTGTTCAGGTTTTGTATTCCGATACTGATTCAATGTATGTTAAAGCCACAGAAAAGCAGATTAGATTATTACAGGATTATTCAAATAAGCTCAATCCATTACCCAAGGAGCTGTATGGAGAAGACAATCTGAAGGATGAAGGGGAAAACATAATCTGTTTTTTTGCTACAAAGAGAAAGCGGTACACAAAGGTCATTGAAAACGAGGATGGAAGTATAACGGTGGTTATTAAAGGCGGTTCCCATAGGGACATAACTTGGAGGCATATCCTCTTAAATCTCTGTTTGCTAACAGGTGAGTTTGATGAGGAAAGGATTAAAGAGGTTTTAGCCAATAAAGAATTTCCAGATTACTTTCATTTTAATAGAACAGATTTTGAAAGTCTTTGCAGAACAATTTATGAAAAATACAAGGGTAAAGATCTATCAGAGGTTTTTCCAGAGTTAAAAACCAAAAGAGCGATTATAACCCTTTCAAGGATGATCAATTTGAGGAGAAAAAGCAGTTACAAAGAAGGGCTTTATCACTATTATGCCGTTCAGGCTTGGCAAAATGAGGTTTGGAGAAGGGATCTTTTAGAGCATGGTTATGATGAATACGATAGATTTTTGGAGCTTAAAACCTATTTAAGTGATTTAAAGGCTGAAAAGAAAAAGTATGATAGGTTAAAAACCTCAAAGTGGCAACAATTTTACGAATTGTTAAAAAATGAGCTTTATGATGAAAGTTATGGTGAATGGTTTGCAGATAGCGGAATAGCTGAAGAATATGCTTATTATTTTAGACAGTTGGCTAAGCGTTTGAATTTCACGGTCATAGATCTGAAGAATAACAGATTTTACTTGAGTCTATTTGAGAAACTAAAGGAGTATTCAGATTTGAGGGAATTGATTAATTCTATTTCTTCCGTTGTGGTTGAGGATTATCAGGATCCCGGTGAGTATTTGGCTTACCTGGATGATGAAATTTACAATGCTGAAACTAAACTGAAAGAGCTTGAGGCTAAGCTGAAGCGTTTGGAGAAAGAAGTTAAGAAGGAAAAACCATATATCGGTTTATTCTTTGAAGTGTGGAAGGGATACAGGTTTGAGGAAAATTACGATGATATTCTGGAAGATTCTGTTTTCAGCCTGAATTATGAGCTTTATGCGGTTCAACCTAAAATTGTACCTGTTATCTTTAACAGAGATTACATGGATGCATTATTCAAACCGTTAGAGATCGATACAATCGCATTCATTCTGAGAGAGGGTATAAATCTGCAAAGGCTTGACAATATCAGTAAAAAGAAGTTCACAAAGGCATGTTATGGTTTACCTCACAATGGAAAGGTCAGGCATGATGCTCTTGCTGATTATGCTCTCCATATCAGGTTAAGGTTGAATGGTTACAAAGAACTGGATGATATTGAGGTTCTTAACAAGGATAAAAAGGCGTATGCGAATACTGAGCTTTTCTTAACTCCACAAAGGATCTTTTATGGGGCATTTAGAATAAATAAATGGAGAATGTTGGAGGAGCAAACAGACATTTTTAAGGTCTATTATGTGGCAATAAAGCTTCAAAATCTGATGCGTCAGTTTATTGAAGATCAGTTCAGAAAAAATGGTGTTGAGGTTGAAATACCTCGTTTTTCAATTTGTTATCAGATCGATGTTAGTCAGAAATCAGATGAAAACTTTGCTTTTGAGGTCTATAAGGCAAAATGGGGAAAACCCTTTTACACTTGGTCTATAAATAAAACTCAAGGGCTACAATTAACAAAGTATTTGGAATGGACAATTTACCCAAAAGCTGAATCGGTTAAGCAAAAGCTTGAGCATGAAGAGCTTACAGAGAAGGAGAAAGAATATTTTCTAAAAGAGGCTGAAGAAGGATGGAGAAGTGAAATTAAATTTAAGCTAAAAAGGAACATTGACATTGTTCTGTCTTATGCTTATGTTTTCAATGCGTTGGATCATAAAAGCCTGTTAGAGTTTGTTAAGCAGTCAGATAGCTATTATAACGGAGTTATGAATGCATTTAGAAAAGTTAAAACCGTTGAAGTAAAATTAAGCACAAGATATAATGGTATTTTTATATTTGGAAGAGATAAAGTTAAGGTCATGTGGTTGTCATGTGTGTTGATTGAGGGTCATATCTTGAAATCAAGTATAGGCAAACAACCCTTTGACCTTGACCCCCTTGAGGGTCATGGGTTTGGCGTTGAACAACGCCCCCCCCAGAATGCAACGGGGCAGGATTTTGATGGGTTTATAAATGTGAAGTTGAAAGGGAAAGAACGGTTGGGTTGTATATGGCAGATTAGACAGGATGATAAGGAGTTCGTTAATTTTGAGGTTAAAGAAATGAATAGGATAGAGAAATTAGAGAGAACAGGATATGTTAATTGTATTAGGGATTAA
- a CDS encoding DUF401 family protein yields the protein MLIRFINISVAILAGSFILGFLTLGLDVFSHIISSVLDSETLRIVTIVVLAFTLGYSMEYLKLFEGLTNSVSRMTGMFSVVLIPLIVGFLPMPGGALISAIMIASLVKEYRLSPERATFINYWFRHLWVAVWPLYPSFVVGVAVLKSSFAEVVMATYPIAILAILSGMAMTFSEKFSIRLRPTMKDFLMLIYSFYPVLLVAVLAIGLKIDFLLTLVIANMVLFIHKRVDWGAIRSIFRRTIDFNIIILIFAVMIYKNLIETTSSAEIFFQHLNEWSVPVPVASFIMSFLIGFSTGVEISYASVALPLLTGFTGVGEIIPENVMLVFGSGFLGVMTSPLHLCLVLTAQYFNARLYGVYRYLIPAVILEAALIWVIYVLL from the coding sequence GTGCTCATAAGATTTATCAACATCAGTGTAGCCATCCTTGCGGGATCCTTTATTCTGGGATTTTTAACCCTTGGATTAGATGTTTTCAGCCATATTATTTCTTCAGTGCTGGATTCTGAAACTTTGAGGATTGTTACAATAGTTGTTCTCGCCTTCACTCTGGGATACTCGATGGAGTATCTGAAGCTTTTCGAGGGGCTTACGAACTCGGTTTCAAGAATGACAGGAATGTTCAGCGTTGTGCTGATCCCATTAATCGTTGGATTCCTCCCAATGCCAGGAGGAGCTTTGATTTCAGCGATAATGATTGCCAGCCTCGTTAAAGAGTACAGGCTCTCTCCTGAAAGGGCAACATTCATAAACTACTGGTTCAGGCATCTCTGGGTTGCTGTCTGGCCGCTGTATCCGAGCTTTGTTGTTGGAGTGGCTGTGCTCAAATCCAGTTTTGCTGAAGTTGTAATGGCAACATATCCCATAGCCATACTAGCAATTTTATCCGGGATGGCCATGACATTCTCTGAAAAATTCAGCATTAGACTTAGGCCAACCATGAAGGACTTTCTGATGCTGATATATTCCTTCTACCCGGTCTTGCTTGTGGCAGTGCTAGCCATTGGACTGAAAATTGATTTTCTCTTAACTCTGGTTATAGCCAATATGGTGCTGTTCATTCACAAAAGGGTCGATTGGGGTGCGATTAGGAGCATATTCAGAAGGACAATAGACTTCAACATAATCATCCTGATCTTTGCTGTGATGATCTACAAGAACCTCATTGAAACCACATCCTCAGCAGAGATATTCTTCCAGCATCTGAATGAATGGAGCGTGCCTGTACCCGTAGCTTCTTTCATAATGTCTTTCCTGATCGGATTCTCGACAGGAGTTGAGATCAGTTATGCATCAGTCGCGTTACCTTTGCTGACAGGTTTTACTGGAGTGGGCGAGATAATACCCGAAAATGTTATGCTCGTGTTTGGGTCCGGTTTTCTCGGGGTTATGACCTCTCCTCTACATCTGTGTTTAGTTTTAACGGCACAGTATTTCAATGCGAGGCTGTACGGGGTGTACAGGTACCTGATTCCGGCGGTAATTCTTGAGGCTGCTCTCATTTGGGTGATTTATGTGTTGCTTTGA